The genomic DNA TCAACAGCGCCGCCGTGGGCGAGCTGGGCGACTACACGCTCCCGATGCTGCAGGAATGGGGGTGGAACACCTTCGATGTCCAGTGGGAGGCCACCCTGTTCGGGGACCGTCCCGTTTCGGTGCTGAAACTCCGCGATGACATTGATATGGCCGTGGTCACCGACTCTCTCGAACAGGCCTACCTCGTCGACGGACCTCCAGAGCGGCCGCACTACCGCTTCGATCGGACCACCGGGGCATCAATCATGCCGTTCCTCGAGGCCACCGTGCTGCCAGAGCACAAGCTGATCGTCACCGGTGGCGCCCCGGAAGAGGTCCTGGCGGTGTTCGACGGCAATGCTCCCTCGGTTGCCTCGCTACCCGAGGAGAAACCGTGGGCGGAGCTGACCATGACACCGGAGGTGATGCAGGTGCGTACCGGGGGCGATGCCTGTACCGATCCCGTGGCCGGCACCCTGGGCCAACGAGCCTCCGCAGACCAACGCGCTCAACTCGAGCAGAAACTCCTCGACCTGCAACAGCTTGCTCGGCCGGTGACGATCGTCCATGCGCTGCAAGACGAGTCGACAGCCGTCATCCTCGCCGGCTACTCCGATCCGCAAGATGCTGCCGCAGACCTGCACGCGCGGCGCACGCTGCTCACTGAAGGCCAGTCCACCCAAGCCGAGCGCCCCTACACCGACCTGCTCCCCACCATCGACATCGCCGCCGAAGGCAAGGACCTCGTGTACAGCGTCTCCGGAACCGGCACCGCCCGCCTGACACTGCAGATGTCCCAAACCCAGGACGACCCGTGGGCCTACTGCGGAACCGGTTGAGCCGTCACAGCTTCGCGTCATGCCCTGGGCGAACCCATCCGCATCGACTCTTGGTAACGCCAACCCCCGCGGCAGGTTCGCGTGGCCACGCGCAACGATTGCGTCGCAAAGTTGGGCCTTTCGCGTGACGGGGCCGCACCTTCGTCGTCTCCACTTCGAAGCCGTCCGGCTTCGTCCCCGTACCCGAAAGTTTCCGCCATGCGCCGTGAACGACTAGTACCGCCACCGAGGTCAAGGTGGGGGGCCAGAGGGATTGTGGTCGGGGTCTTGGTCCTTGCGGCTGGCGGAGTCGTCGGCTGGACGCTGCCGGCCAAGGCCGCACCGGCCCTCACCGCACCGCCCCAGACCGCACCCGGGGAAACCGTCGAGGTACTGGGAACCGACTGCCTGGGCATCGACGCCGCGATTACCGCCACCGTGAGCACGGCGTCGGGGCAGGAAACGATCACGCAGGTGCAACCCGACCCGGAGACCGGCGCCTGGGGTGTCGTGTTTGACGCCGGGTCCACAGACATGACCGTCAACGCATCCTGTTCGACCTACAACGCCACCACCGACTATCCCGCAGCCACCATTGACGTCCGGCAGGACACCACCATCAACGCCACCGACCTGGGCCTGTCGTTCCCCGGTTACACCGGTGCCGTCACCGCCGGCGGCACGCTGCAGATCGAGGCCACCGGCTTCCCTGCGGGCGAGAACGTCACCGTGACCATGTACAGCACACCGATCGTGCTGGCCACCCCGTTGGCCGACGCCCAGGGCCGGGTGGTGACCACCGTCATCATCCCGCCGGACACCGCCGCCGGCATCCACACCATCGAGGTCAAGGGCGAATCGACCGGACTGAAGAACTCTCGACCGATCCTGGTCCAGGCCAGCAGCGCCGGGCCGATGACCACGACCAACCGCACCAGCGCCCTGGCCGAAAGGACCCCGCAGCTGGCCGCAACCGGCACCGCCGCACAGATCCTGATCCCGGG from Variovorax sp. PBS-H4 includes the following:
- a CDS encoding LPXTG cell wall anchor domain-containing protein, with the protein product MVLAAGGVVGWTLPAKAAPALTAPPQTAPGETVEVLGTDCLGIDAAITATVSTASGQETITQVQPDPETGAWGVVFDAGSTDMTVNASCSTYNATTDYPAATIDVRQDTTINATDLGLSFPGYTGAVTAGGTLQIEATGFPAGENVTVTMYSTPIVLATPLADAQGRVVTTVIIPPDTAAGIHTIEVKGESTGLKNSRPILVQASSAGPMTTTNRTSALAERTPQLAATGTAAQILIPGAGGLLLAGGAALAFTRRRSTGLPDPGRGHK